The Fibrobacter sp. UWP2 genome includes a window with the following:
- a CDS encoding ABC-F family ATP-binding cassette domain-containing protein, protein MLNVSNVSLQYGSRVLFKEVNLSFKKGNCYGVIGANGAGKSTFLKILSGELEPNTGDVTKDPGERIAVLKQDHFAYEQNTVMETVMMGFPELYELGKKRDELYALPEMTEEQGMQAMEIETRFGEIGGYEADSNAAVLLKGLGIPEEFHHSLMADLDGGLKIRVLLAQALFGNPDILLLDEPTNHLDLETVSWLEDYLERFENIVIVVSHDRHFLNAVCTHTCDIDYGKINIYGGNYEFWYAASQLAQKQRKDQNRRAEEKIEELKAFIRRFASNAAKAKQATSRKKLLDKMTVEEMPASSRKFPWVNFKMDREPGKIVLELKDATIDGGDGIVVKGLNFSLGNQDKVALVGEYDTLKTAFFQLIAEETKAPEGVLKWGNTISYNYFPKNNDAYFQSGLSLVDWLRQYSKEQDETFIRGFLGRMLFTGEEALKCCNVLSGGEKVRCMLSKMMLSNANCLLLDEPTAHLDLEAITALNNGLTAFQGPIIFCTQDHEFAQTVANRVLELTPDGVVDRSITFDEWHESKTKAKKK, encoded by the coding sequence ATGCTAAACGTTTCTAATGTAAGTCTTCAATACGGTAGCCGAGTCCTCTTCAAAGAGGTAAACCTCTCGTTTAAAAAGGGCAACTGCTACGGCGTCATTGGCGCCAACGGCGCTGGCAAATCCACATTCCTCAAGATTCTGAGTGGCGAACTCGAGCCCAATACCGGCGACGTCACCAAGGACCCGGGCGAACGCATTGCTGTCCTCAAGCAGGACCACTTTGCCTACGAGCAGAACACCGTCATGGAAACGGTGATGATGGGCTTTCCCGAACTCTATGAACTCGGCAAAAAGCGTGACGAACTCTACGCGTTGCCCGAGATGACAGAAGAGCAGGGCATGCAGGCCATGGAAATTGAGACCCGCTTCGGCGAAATCGGCGGCTACGAGGCCGATTCGAATGCCGCAGTGCTCCTCAAGGGCCTCGGCATCCCCGAGGAATTCCACCACAGCCTCATGGCCGACCTCGATGGCGGCTTAAAAATCCGCGTGCTCCTCGCCCAGGCGCTGTTCGGCAACCCCGACATCCTTCTGCTCGACGAACCGACGAACCACCTTGACCTCGAAACCGTCAGCTGGCTCGAAGACTACCTCGAACGATTCGAGAACATCGTGATCGTGGTGAGCCACGACCGTCACTTTTTGAATGCAGTCTGTACGCACACCTGCGACATCGACTACGGCAAGATCAACATCTACGGCGGCAATTACGAATTCTGGTACGCGGCAAGCCAGCTCGCCCAGAAGCAGCGCAAGGACCAGAACCGCCGCGCCGAAGAAAAAATCGAAGAACTCAAGGCGTTCATCCGCCGTTTCGCCTCTAACGCGGCAAAGGCAAAGCAGGCAACCTCCCGCAAAAAGCTCCTCGACAAGATGACCGTCGAAGAAATGCCGGCATCGAGCCGCAAGTTCCCGTGGGTCAACTTCAAGATGGACCGCGAGCCGGGCAAGATAGTGCTCGAGCTCAAGGATGCAACCATCGACGGTGGCGACGGCATTGTGGTCAAGGGGCTCAACTTTAGCCTGGGCAACCAGGACAAGGTCGCCCTCGTAGGTGAGTACGACACACTCAAGACCGCATTTTTTCAGCTGATTGCCGAAGAAACCAAGGCTCCCGAGGGCGTACTCAAGTGGGGTAACACCATCAGCTACAACTACTTCCCCAAGAACAACGATGCCTACTTCCAGTCGGGCCTCTCGCTGGTGGATTGGCTGCGCCAGTATAGCAAGGAACAGGACGAGACATTCATCCGCGGGTTCCTGGGCCGCATGCTCTTTACCGGCGAAGAAGCGCTCAAGTGCTGCAATGTGCTCAGCGGTGGCGAAAAAGTGCGCTGTATGCTCAGCAAGATGATGCTTTCGAACGCGAACTGCCTGCTGCTCGATGAACCGACGGCACACCTCGACCTGGAAGCCATCACCGCCCTCAACAACGGCCTCACCGCATTCCAGGGCCCGATTATCTTCTGTACGCAGGACCACGAATTCGCCCAGACAGTTGCGAACCGCGTGCTGGAACTCACTCCCGACGGAGTCGTGGACCGTTCCATCACCTTCGACGAATGGCACGAATCCAAGACCAAAGCCAAAAAGAAGTAA
- a CDS encoding acyl-CoA dehydratase activase, whose product MTNTTNDLWVGVDVGSTTVKIAVVDPETSKLLHYTYQRHNAMQAKKVYEVLREAHGLFPGKNFRVAFCGSGGQPFAEATKAFFVQEVVANALVVRATYPDTRVAIELGGQDAKVVFFEKDRTTGKLIASDMRMNGVCAGGTGAFIDQVAELLRIKTEAFEGFAKRGQKVYEISGRCGVFAKTDIQPMLNSGIAKEDIALSSFHAIAKQTIGGLAQGMEIKPPVIFEGGPLTFNPTLVRAFKERLGITDEQAILPEHSEVLVAMGAALSLGSMFADQECHYRMEGSLDSLVHFNETRQAENKAKAAADLFFKDDAEYKQFLEDHKMAGNNYPQPPSGSTLNVYLGIDAGSTTTKFVLMDENDQVVDGFYASNNGEPLAVLKRAMNELTDRYEEYGCKLNILGVGTTGYGEQLFAKAVHADFHTVETVAHANAAQKICPDVSFILDIGGQDMKAISVQDGVVTGIILNEACSSGCGSFIETYARSLGIPMEKIAELAFNAKSPSQLGSRCTVFMNSSIITEQRDGKQPEDIIAGICRSIINNVFTKVIRIRNLSTLGKKVVVQGGTFKNDAVLRAFEQYTGLKPIRPERPGEMGAIGIALLTKKFMEEKRKENPDLKSTFIGLEAMRTFSWHNQPGQLCQYCTNHCSRTIVTFSDGQSFVTGNRCERGEVTADPNDPKTKALIAEINKKMQSVPDMIKRTNQLLVKDYAPAKLLPNNGKTIGIPRVLEFWNSLPYWKAFFTSLGYTVVVSRQSDYKMFEAGLHSVPSDTVCFPAKLVHGHVLSLIDKKVDRIFFPMMVALPSDHTKFTATSVCPVVQGYPDICKNTDDPERNFGIPLDQPVFHWFNTKLRKNQTIEWFHEHWKLDKKLLAKAVDEGEKALNNYHTTLLEEGQKILDEVHAKNSFAVVIAGRPYHADTLINHNIASHFTAMGIPVLTTESLPGVFDQDVPSHTRVEIKNTFHLRMLGATMIAAKDPNVELAQIVSFGCGHDSILTDEMIRMLHLESNKEMLMLKLDEGDARGPVGIRVKSFIETVKARRAANLPDKPESKEPLYHTPFVAEDKFRRKILTPNLSPAFTVLASEYMKAKGYMAEYLPVADRKAIELGKKFVHNDICFPAQVNIGEQLKWLYDHPEVKQTEISVCLAKNCENCRAVQYPMLARKALDEAGFKDVAIVTTGADYKGIHPGFSVGLDFRLHMLWGLVVMDAIETMYRALRPYEVNKGDTQKVYDHWMPLMMNLVGILKKSELVTPKKMLEMFHCCVEAFNTVSVTEDRMNGIRKPRVAVLGEILMNYHPSANGFVENYLMDNGMEVYLPGMTDFFRVDEVVRSEKLRRGFSANPFFDRIEGGVTAKAFDRAAKAVRDVMHSFKLYEHHADCYELVDYVRDIIDPSYNTGEGWLIPGEILYNAKHGVNSYIILQPFACLANHISGRGLTKAVKERCPHVQILSLDYDPDTSFANIENRLQMLIINARELEKAHQN is encoded by the coding sequence ATGACAAATACCACAAACGATTTATGGGTCGGTGTTGACGTTGGCTCGACGACTGTCAAAATAGCCGTAGTCGACCCCGAGACATCTAAGCTTTTGCACTATACTTACCAGCGCCACAATGCCATGCAGGCAAAAAAAGTCTACGAGGTGCTGAGAGAAGCCCACGGACTCTTCCCAGGCAAAAATTTCAGGGTCGCCTTCTGCGGCTCGGGTGGCCAACCCTTTGCCGAAGCCACCAAGGCCTTCTTTGTGCAAGAAGTGGTGGCGAACGCCCTCGTCGTGCGCGCCACCTACCCCGACACCCGCGTCGCCATCGAGCTGGGCGGTCAGGACGCCAAAGTCGTGTTTTTTGAAAAGGACCGCACCACGGGCAAGCTCATTGCGAGCGACATGCGCATGAACGGCGTGTGCGCCGGCGGCACCGGAGCCTTCATTGACCAGGTGGCGGAACTCCTCCGCATCAAGACCGAGGCCTTCGAAGGGTTCGCCAAGCGCGGCCAAAAAGTCTACGAGATCTCGGGACGTTGCGGCGTGTTCGCCAAGACGGACATTCAGCCGATGCTCAACAGCGGTATCGCCAAAGAGGACATCGCCCTCTCCAGCTTCCATGCCATCGCCAAGCAGACCATCGGTGGCCTCGCCCAGGGCATGGAAATCAAGCCCCCCGTGATTTTTGAAGGCGGCCCCCTTACCTTCAACCCGACCCTCGTGCGCGCCTTCAAGGAGCGCCTGGGCATTACCGACGAGCAGGCCATCCTCCCCGAGCACTCCGAAGTGCTTGTTGCCATGGGTGCCGCACTTTCGCTCGGTTCCATGTTCGCGGACCAGGAATGCCATTACCGCATGGAGGGCTCCCTCGATTCCCTCGTGCACTTTAACGAAACGCGCCAAGCCGAGAACAAGGCCAAGGCCGCCGCAGACCTTTTCTTCAAGGACGACGCCGAATACAAGCAGTTCCTCGAAGACCACAAGATGGCGGGCAATAACTACCCGCAGCCGCCTTCCGGTTCCACCCTCAACGTGTACCTAGGCATTGACGCCGGTTCCACCACCACAAAGTTCGTGCTCATGGACGAGAACGACCAGGTAGTCGACGGCTTTTACGCGAGCAACAACGGCGAACCACTCGCCGTCTTGAAGCGCGCCATGAACGAACTCACCGACCGTTACGAAGAATACGGCTGCAAGCTCAACATTCTCGGTGTCGGTACGACCGGTTACGGCGAACAGCTCTTTGCGAAGGCCGTGCATGCCGACTTCCACACGGTGGAAACAGTCGCCCACGCCAACGCCGCCCAGAAAATTTGCCCCGACGTAAGCTTTATCCTCGACATCGGTGGCCAGGACATGAAGGCCATATCCGTGCAGGACGGCGTCGTCACAGGTATTATCTTGAACGAAGCCTGCTCCTCGGGTTGCGGTTCCTTTATCGAAACCTATGCCCGCAGCCTCGGCATCCCGATGGAAAAAATCGCGGAACTTGCGTTCAACGCAAAGAGCCCCTCTCAGCTGGGGTCCCGCTGCACCGTATTCATGAACAGTTCCATCATCACGGAACAGCGCGATGGCAAGCAGCCCGAAGACATTATCGCGGGCATCTGCCGTTCTATCATCAACAACGTCTTTACCAAGGTGATCCGTATCCGTAACCTCTCCACGCTCGGCAAAAAGGTCGTGGTCCAGGGCGGCACCTTCAAGAACGACGCGGTGCTCCGCGCCTTCGAGCAGTACACGGGCCTCAAACCCATCCGTCCGGAACGCCCGGGCGAAATGGGCGCCATCGGCATCGCGCTTTTGACCAAGAAGTTCATGGAAGAAAAGCGCAAAGAGAACCCCGACCTCAAGTCTACGTTCATCGGCCTCGAAGCCATGAGGACCTTCAGCTGGCACAACCAGCCTGGGCAACTTTGCCAGTACTGCACCAACCATTGCTCCCGCACCATCGTCACCTTCAGTGACGGCCAGAGCTTTGTCACGGGCAACCGTTGCGAACGCGGTGAAGTCACCGCCGACCCGAACGACCCGAAGACCAAGGCCCTCATCGCCGAAATCAACAAGAAGATGCAGTCCGTGCCCGACATGATTAAGCGCACGAACCAGCTCCTGGTGAAGGACTACGCGCCAGCAAAACTCCTCCCGAACAACGGGAAGACCATCGGCATCCCGCGCGTGCTCGAGTTCTGGAACAGCCTCCCCTACTGGAAGGCGTTCTTCACGAGCCTCGGCTACACGGTCGTGGTGAGCCGCCAGAGCGACTACAAGATGTTCGAGGCGGGCCTCCACAGCGTGCCCAGCGACACGGTTTGCTTCCCCGCCAAGCTCGTACATGGTCACGTGCTCTCCCTCATCGACAAAAAGGTCGACCGCATATTCTTCCCCATGATGGTGGCTCTTCCCAGCGACCACACCAAGTTTACGGCCACCTCCGTGTGCCCTGTGGTGCAAGGCTACCCCGACATTTGCAAGAACACAGACGACCCCGAACGCAACTTCGGGATCCCGCTGGACCAGCCGGTGTTCCACTGGTTCAACACCAAACTCCGCAAGAACCAGACCATTGAATGGTTCCACGAGCACTGGAAGCTCGACAAGAAGCTTCTCGCCAAGGCCGTGGACGAAGGCGAAAAGGCCCTCAACAATTACCACACCACGCTCCTGGAAGAAGGCCAAAAGATTTTGGACGAAGTCCATGCGAAGAACTCCTTCGCTGTGGTGATCGCTGGGCGTCCCTATCATGCGGACACGCTCATCAACCACAACATCGCAAGCCACTTTACCGCCATGGGCATCCCAGTGCTTACCACTGAATCGCTCCCAGGTGTGTTCGACCAAGATGTGCCAAGCCATACCCGTGTAGAAATCAAAAACACGTTCCACTTGCGCATGCTCGGCGCCACCATGATCGCCGCCAAGGACCCCAACGTGGAACTCGCCCAGATCGTGAGCTTCGGCTGCGGGCACGATTCCATTTTGACCGACGAAATGATCCGCATGCTGCACCTTGAATCCAACAAGGAAATGCTCATGCTCAAGCTGGACGAAGGCGACGCCCGCGGTCCGGTGGGCATCCGCGTCAAGAGCTTTATCGAGACCGTCAAGGCGCGCCGTGCGGCAAACCTCCCCGACAAGCCCGAGAGCAAGGAACCGCTTTACCACACTCCGTTCGTGGCCGAAGACAAGTTCCGCCGCAAGATTTTGACGCCGAACCTCTCGCCCGCCTTTACCGTACTCGCGAGCGAATACATGAAGGCAAAGGGCTACATGGCCGAATACCTTCCCGTAGCCGACCGCAAGGCCATTGAACTCGGCAAGAAGTTTGTACACAACGACATTTGCTTCCCGGCCCAGGTGAACATCGGCGAACAGCTCAAGTGGCTATACGACCACCCCGAAGTGAAGCAGACCGAAATCTCGGTGTGCCTCGCCAAGAACTGCGAAAACTGCCGCGCAGTGCAATACCCGATGCTCGCCCGCAAGGCGCTCGACGAAGCCGGCTTCAAAGACGTCGCCATCGTCACGACCGGCGCCGACTACAAGGGAATCCACCCAGGCTTTAGCGTGGGTCTCGACTTCCGCCTCCACATGCTGTGGGGCCTTGTAGTGATGGACGCCATCGAGACCATGTACAGGGCGCTCCGTCCCTACGAGGTGAACAAAGGCGACACGCAAAAGGTTTACGACCACTGGATGCCGCTTATGATGAACCTCGTGGGCATTCTCAAAAAGTCGGAACTCGTCACGCCGAAGAAGATGCTCGAAATGTTCCATTGCTGCGTAGAGGCATTCAACACTGTGAGCGTCACCGAAGACCGCATGAACGGAATCCGCAAGCCGCGCGTGGCCGTGCTTGGCGAAATTCTGATGAACTACCACCCGAGCGCCAACGGCTTTGTGGAGAATTACCTCATGGATAATGGCATGGAAGTCTACCTGCCGGGCATGACGGACTTCTTCCGCGTGGACGAAGTGGTACGCAGCGAAAAGCTCCGCAGGGGCTTCTCGGCGAACCCGTTCTTCGACCGCATCGAAGGTGGCGTGACCGCCAAGGCGTTCGACCGTGCAGCCAAGGCCGTGCGCGACGTGATGCACTCCTTCAAGCTCTACGAGCATCATGCTGACTGCTACGAGCTGGTCGACTACGTGCGCGACATTATCGACCCCAGCTACAACACTGGTGAAGGTTGGCTTATCCCGGGCGAGATCCTCTACAACGCCAAACACGGCGTCAACAGCTACATCATTTTGCAGCCGTTCGCCTGTCTTGCAAACCACATCAGTGGCCGTGGCCTCACCAAGGCCGTCAAGGAGCGTTGTCCGCATGTCCAAATCTTGAGTCTGGACTACGATCCCGACACCAGCTTTGCTAACATCGAGAACCGCCTGCAGATGCTCATCATCAACGCCCGCGAACTGGAGAAGGCCCACCAAAATTAA
- the ruvX gene encoding Holliday junction resolvase RuvX — MNFLGIDYGEHRVGIAFADSEFRMAFSRETIDQKKTNLWERLEQLVKENKVDELVVGMPYRPDGRTDGKNVVVESFVKDLAMHFPGMPIHTQDEAYSSVQAQENTAHFSKKKKQKNKGVIDQLAAAIILQRWLDEVAPAEQKP; from the coding sequence ATGAATTTCCTCGGTATTGATTACGGCGAACATCGTGTAGGCATCGCTTTTGCCGATTCCGAGTTCCGCATGGCTTTCTCGCGCGAGACAATCGACCAAAAAAAGACGAACTTGTGGGAACGCCTGGAACAGCTGGTGAAAGAAAACAAGGTCGACGAGCTGGTGGTCGGCATGCCGTACCGCCCCGACGGGCGTACCGACGGCAAGAACGTGGTGGTGGAGTCGTTTGTGAAGGACTTGGCAATGCATTTCCCGGGTATGCCCATCCACACGCAGGACGAGGCGTATTCGAGCGTGCAGGCTCAAGAAAACACCGCCCACTTTAGCAAGAAAAAGAAGCAAAAGAACAAGGGCGTGATTGACCAGCTGGCCGCCGCTATCATCCTCCAGCGCTGGCTAGATGAAGTGGCTCCTGCGGAGCAAAAACCCTAA
- a CDS encoding MFS transporter, which translates to MKLLRCSGAFPYLFSVFCTSFVQMGLFIFFLRWLSFSYEGQDFFWRSMLLQLALFLPAVFMMPLAGFIAGRYPKGKVMAWTSLGMFLSLIAISVLFQVGVPWVAFGLTMLYGIFHALYNPAKYGAIKEIFGERMLTAANSVQVSTYVMGIAGVSCLSMGLTPDSASPIPYWSLPYIFTGATLLGAISAFFIKIGRNTTLKFRSPIRIFAATWSHPIIRLSILGIAFYWAVTQLFLLLSQDFTGEQQMSFFQPELLLTALGYIVGTIIAAQASKPFVETGLIPLSAIGSALLMFILPVVSVEWVRILLYALLGGLVGSSLVVLRTVIQHFTRPDTSGRIHAVSEMILMSMLTVFLIAQCLLLTFTNIQVYQIFLFIAILFTICFWITLKNTPQAMLRMGLRFLFFFVFRYRIKVVGVQNIPDSGPVLLVGSHYSFIDWAVLQMASPRPLKMASNRDKANSWFLSFLQKTRYIIPIFRRNPEPAMEKIRKALLAGEAVVVFPEGEVSKTPHISRFSIDYSKALEGIEATVVPFYIQGLWGGPYSHFSDSIMLGPASTRIISVGFGHIIPSSTPEEEIRMHLRDLAIDTWDMAIKHYRTIVPTWLVAMRRRGLKPILLDPQGDHVSGLHMVSLVRRISKRLLKIARKDQRVGLLLPSSRDGVIAILSIFAAGKTSVNLNYTSPFDVVAGCVERTHIRYTLTTHAFYDKLTQKNEKFKGLTKFTELVFIDDIFGKDAIWQNICPMLMAKFLPRKLLEILWFKTGKINDPAVILFSSGSEGSPKGIVLTQKNIIANIQQTDAVIRLRENDVVLAELPMFHSFGLTVTILMPLFDAVPMVLCPDPTDVKTIARSCAEFKVTILVGTPTFLRAFCVNRWVHPMCLDYVRFVLAGAEKLRQEMRDAFRLKFGKEIFEGYGCTETSPVATINAPNVLLDDFLTMERCSDTSSVGLPVPGSRILIADPDTNETLPQGEEGMVLVGGPHVMHGYLDDPERNKAAIIEKNGHRWYKTGDKGKLTSEGFLVLLDRYSRFAKLGGEMISLTAVEARLTETKLLGDCEFITVAVPDSVKGERIVLLYVGDETDPDDLLRAIRKSGIPPLMIPGSVFRVENLPKLGSGKWDFTNLKKLANELFTEKSKGSRV; encoded by the coding sequence ATGAAACTTTTGAGGTGCTCGGGAGCATTCCCATACTTATTCTCGGTTTTCTGCACGTCATTCGTGCAGATGGGCTTGTTCATCTTTTTCTTGCGTTGGCTGTCGTTCTCATACGAAGGCCAGGACTTTTTTTGGCGCAGCATGCTGCTCCAGCTGGCGCTGTTCCTCCCCGCTGTGTTCATGATGCCCCTCGCCGGGTTTATCGCCGGACGCTACCCCAAGGGCAAAGTCATGGCATGGACCTCCCTCGGGATGTTCCTCTCGCTCATCGCCATCAGCGTCCTGTTCCAAGTGGGCGTCCCCTGGGTCGCCTTTGGGCTCACCATGCTGTACGGCATTTTCCACGCCCTCTACAACCCCGCCAAGTACGGTGCCATCAAGGAAATCTTTGGCGAGCGGATGCTCACGGCGGCAAACTCGGTCCAGGTTTCCACCTACGTGATGGGCATTGCCGGCGTCTCGTGCCTTAGCATGGGCCTTACCCCCGACAGCGCATCGCCAATCCCGTACTGGTCCCTCCCCTACATTTTTACCGGAGCCACGCTCCTCGGCGCCATCTCGGCTTTCTTCATTAAAATCGGACGTAACACCACCCTCAAGTTCCGTTCCCCCATCCGCATTTTTGCAGCCACGTGGTCTCACCCCATCATAAGGCTCTCCATTTTGGGCATCGCCTTTTACTGGGCGGTCACGCAGCTGTTCCTCTTGCTTTCGCAGGACTTTACCGGCGAACAGCAAATGAGTTTCTTCCAGCCAGAGCTCTTGCTCACGGCTCTCGGTTACATTGTCGGCACCATCATCGCCGCACAGGCGTCCAAGCCGTTCGTCGAAACAGGCCTCATACCGCTCTCGGCAATCGGATCCGCCCTTTTGATGTTCATCTTGCCCGTGGTCTCGGTGGAATGGGTACGCATTTTGCTTTACGCCCTGCTGGGCGGGCTCGTAGGCAGTTCCCTTGTCGTCTTGCGCACCGTCATCCAGCATTTTACCAGGCCCGACACCTCGGGACGCATCCACGCTGTGAGCGAGATGATCCTCATGAGTATGCTCACGGTGTTCCTCATTGCGCAATGCCTCCTCCTCACGTTTACCAACATCCAGGTCTACCAAATTTTCCTATTCATCGCCATCCTCTTTACCATCTGTTTTTGGATTACCCTCAAAAATACGCCGCAGGCGATGCTCCGCATGGGGCTCCGTTTCCTCTTCTTCTTTGTGTTCCGCTACCGCATCAAGGTCGTAGGCGTGCAGAACATCCCCGACAGCGGTCCTGTTTTGCTCGTGGGTTCGCACTACAGCTTTATTGACTGGGCTGTGCTCCAAATGGCAAGCCCTCGCCCGCTAAAAATGGCGAGCAACCGCGACAAGGCAAACTCCTGGTTCCTCTCCTTCCTCCAAAAGACGCGCTACATCATCCCCATTTTCCGCCGCAATCCCGAGCCCGCCATGGAAAAGATCCGCAAGGCGCTCCTCGCCGGCGAGGCGGTCGTCGTGTTCCCCGAGGGCGAAGTCTCCAAGACTCCGCACATCTCGCGGTTCTCCATCGACTACTCCAAGGCGCTCGAAGGCATCGAGGCGACCGTCGTCCCGTTCTACATCCAAGGGCTTTGGGGCGGCCCCTACAGTCACTTCTCCGACAGCATCATGCTGGGCCCTGCGTCAACTCGCATCATTAGCGTGGGCTTTGGCCACATCATCCCCAGTTCCACGCCCGAAGAAGAAATCCGAATGCACTTGCGCGACCTCGCCATCGACACCTGGGATATGGCTATCAAACATTACCGTACCATTGTGCCCACATGGCTTGTAGCCATGCGCCGCCGCGGGCTCAAGCCCATTTTGCTTGACCCGCAAGGCGACCACGTTTCGGGACTCCACATGGTCTCGCTGGTCAGGCGCATTTCCAAACGCCTGCTCAAAATCGCCCGCAAAGACCAAAGAGTCGGTCTCTTGCTCCCGTCGAGCCGTGACGGGGTCATCGCAATCCTCTCGATCTTTGCCGCAGGCAAAACAAGCGTCAACCTGAATTACACCTCCCCATTCGACGTGGTCGCGGGTTGTGTGGAACGCACCCACATTCGCTACACCCTGACAACCCACGCTTTCTATGACAAACTAACGCAAAAGAACGAGAAGTTCAAGGGCCTCACCAAGTTCACGGAGCTCGTCTTTATCGACGACATCTTTGGGAAGGACGCCATTTGGCAGAACATTTGCCCCATGCTCATGGCAAAGTTCCTGCCCCGCAAGCTCTTGGAAATCCTGTGGTTTAAAACCGGGAAAATTAACGATCCCGCGGTTATTTTGTTCAGCTCGGGTTCCGAAGGCTCGCCCAAAGGGATCGTCCTTACCCAAAAGAACATCATCGCAAACATCCAGCAGACCGACGCCGTCATCCGCCTTCGCGAAAACGACGTGGTACTCGCCGAGCTCCCTATGTTCCACTCCTTTGGGCTTACGGTGACGATCCTCATGCCGCTCTTTGACGCCGTGCCCATGGTGCTCTGCCCCGACCCCACAGATGTCAAGACCATCGCCCGCTCCTGTGCCGAATTCAAAGTCACCATCCTGGTGGGGACGCCAACATTCTTGCGTGCGTTCTGCGTAAACCGCTGGGTACACCCCATGTGCCTCGACTACGTGCGCTTTGTGCTCGCCGGTGCCGAAAAACTGCGTCAAGAAATGCGCGACGCATTCAGGCTCAAGTTCGGCAAAGAAATCTTCGAGGGCTACGGCTGTACCGAGACATCGCCTGTGGCGACCATCAACGCCCCGAACGTCCTTTTGGACGACTTCCTCACCATGGAACGCTGCTCCGACACCTCGAGCGTCGGGCTCCCCGTACCGGGTTCGCGCATCCTCATTGCCGACCCCGACACCAACGAAACTTTGCCGCAAGGCGAAGAGGGCATGGTTCTGGTCGGAGGCCCACACGTGATGCACGGCTACCTCGACGACCCCGAACGCAACAAGGCAGCCATTATCGAGAAAAACGGCCACCGTTGGTACAAGACCGGCGACAAGGGCAAGCTCACCTCCGAAGGGTTCCTGGTGCTTTTGGACCGCTACAGCCGTTTTGCCAAACTCGGCGGCGAAATGATTTCGCTCACCGCCGTGGAGGCGCGTCTCACCGAGACCAAGCTTTTAGGGGACTGCGAATTCATCACGGTCGCCGTTCCCGACTCGGTCAAGGGCGAACGCATCGTACTGCTCTATGTCGGGGACGAGACCGACCCCGACGACCTACTCCGCGCAATCCGCAAGTCGGGAATCCCGCCGCTCATGATTCCGGGAAGCGTGTTCCGCGTAGAGAACCTGCCCAAGCTCGGCAGCGGCAAGTGGGACTTCACGAACCTGAAAAAACTCGCGAACGAACTGTTCACCGAAAAATCGAAAGGCTCGCGCGTTTAG
- a CDS encoding helix-turn-helix domain-containing protein, with amino-acid sequence MTKKKDDYRVIFTKELGITFKKWRNKAQKTQDYVGDYSDVSRVTIGKWESGKNIPDLFDFYQALKQISTNPSEFWTDFAKSYEEKVAPKLQVAERRKKPVFWEKTQKKPIPKK; translated from the coding sequence ATGACCAAGAAAAAGGATGACTATAGGGTCATTTTCACAAAGGAACTGGGCATAACCTTCAAAAAATGGCGCAACAAGGCCCAAAAGACGCAGGATTACGTCGGCGACTACTCCGACGTATCGCGAGTAACCATCGGCAAGTGGGAATCCGGCAAGAACATCCCCGACCTGTTCGACTTTTACCAGGCGCTCAAGCAGATTTCGACCAATCCAAGCGAATTTTGGACAGATTTTGCCAAATCCTATGAAGAAAAAGTCGCCCCCAAACTCCAGGTGGCGGAACGTAGGAAAAAGCCCGTTTTTTGGGAAAAAACGCAAAAAAAGCCAATTCCCAAGAAATAA